The following proteins are encoded in a genomic region of Deltaproteobacteria bacterium:
- a CDS encoding response regulator, with protein MALTRFNPVPKAKSLETQKQKILYVEDEDTNWEVTQLSLRDKFTLQRAATSAEAFEILNKEKFDLILMDIQLSGSELNGIEITQSLRGLAAGTVPDYGREIDCHGARIIFVTAYSARYTKEELIEAGGDDLITKPVDFTRLSLAISRLLVREAFSKQPQVKKFLEENNLPERRKAVRVAIELNCKVHCDGVTDHACIWDLSLGGARIAFDANKIPDAISIGSLIEVEFITAWGVICADSTVVRIAETETNELGVSFDAMSDESKSILSKWLGTYGSKG; from the coding sequence ATGGCATTAACGCGTTTTAATCCAGTACCCAAGGCGAAGAGTCTAGAGACCCAAAAACAGAAAATTCTCTATGTTGAGGATGAGGATACGAATTGGGAAGTTACTCAGCTATCCTTGCGTGATAAATTTACGCTTCAACGTGCAGCCACATCAGCTGAAGCCTTCGAGATTCTGAATAAAGAAAAATTCGACCTCATTTTAATGGATATCCAACTGTCTGGTTCTGAACTTAACGGTATCGAAATCACTCAGTCGCTTCGAGGACTGGCTGCTGGGACTGTTCCCGATTACGGCCGTGAAATTGATTGTCATGGTGCGAGAATTATTTTCGTGACCGCATATTCTGCGCGCTATACCAAGGAAGAGTTGATTGAGGCCGGCGGCGATGACTTGATCACAAAGCCCGTTGATTTTACGCGGCTAAGTTTGGCTATATCTCGCTTACTCGTTCGAGAGGCGTTTAGTAAGCAGCCTCAAGTTAAAAAGTTTCTCGAAGAGAATAACCTACCTGAGCGCCGCAAGGCTGTTCGGGTTGCGATTGAACTAAATTGCAAGGTTCATTGCGATGGTGTCACGGATCATGCGTGTATTTGGGACCTCTCCTTGGGTGGTGCCAGGATAGCTTTCGACGCCAACAAAATACCCGATGCTATTTCCATAGGTTCATTGATTGAAGTTGAGTTTATTACCGCGTGGGGAGTCATCTGCGCCGACTCAACGGTTGTGCGAATTGCCGAGACAGAGACCAATGAGTTGGGTGTATCTTTCGATGCCATGAGCGATGAAAGTAAATCTATCCTAAGCAAATGGCTGGGGACTTACGGCTCCAAAGGCTGA
- a CDS encoding DnaJ domain-containing protein, whose translation MSFFNNLLWGAFGYAIGGPIGAIIATVASNALSPREKRLPPGQTNLGQEEHQLVFFVTTFSLLAKLAKADGIVSKEEVAVVDKFIKQSLQLNDQQRQIAIDIFYKAKDSSHSFEGFAQQYYQILGHSPAMMREMLRLLYTIAAADGVFHPKEKELVSKAAQIFNIPSYEHELIQKSFFPNTEGYYAVLGCKPSDSMDTIKKKYRALVSENHPDKVISQGLPEEFVKLATEKVQKINEAYEQIQKQRAN comes from the coding sequence ATGAGTTTTTTCAATAATCTTCTATGGGGCGCTTTCGGCTATGCCATTGGAGGTCCCATCGGGGCCATCATTGCCACTGTGGCCAGCAATGCATTGAGTCCTCGCGAGAAACGCCTTCCACCTGGACAGACCAACCTGGGCCAGGAAGAACATCAACTCGTATTTTTTGTGACGACTTTTTCTCTACTGGCGAAATTGGCGAAGGCCGACGGTATTGTGTCAAAAGAAGAAGTCGCAGTCGTTGATAAGTTCATCAAGCAAAGTCTGCAGCTCAACGACCAACAACGCCAAATTGCCATCGACATCTTTTATAAAGCCAAAGACTCGTCACACTCATTTGAGGGTTTTGCTCAACAGTACTACCAAATCCTCGGGCACTCTCCGGCGATGATGCGGGAAATGCTACGGCTGCTCTACACCATCGCCGCCGCCGACGGTGTCTTTCACCCTAAAGAAAAAGAGCTTGTTTCCAAAGCAGCTCAAATTTTTAACATTCCCAGCTACGAACATGAGCTGATTCAAAAATCGTTTTTCCCAAACACCGAGGGATACTATGCGGTTTTAGGCTGCAAACCTTCGGACTCGATGGACACGATTAAGAAAAAATACCGAGCATTGGTTAGCGAGAACCACCCAGACAAGGTCATCTCTCAAGGACTTCCAGAGGAATTCGTGAAGCTGGCTACTGAAAAGGTTCAAAAGATAAATGAGGCTTACGAGCAAATTCAAAAACAACGGGCCAACTAA